A single region of the Epinephelus moara isolate mb chromosome 16, YSFRI_EMoa_1.0, whole genome shotgun sequence genome encodes:
- the ngrn gene encoding neugrin: MARPLRVLSLLSRLGALSVMPPVSMNSCRFASRGASKAWRGQSHVHRDRAPNRAPADADEMSDDELGVEDVEDKLQALVDEGRKRQKTVKYHILRRQMTPSGAPQRKLTWDAIEQIRYLKQEQPEEWTVGRLAEGFSVTPDVILRVLRSKFVPVPQRKAKQDAKVMAELRQQVLPSGAGTEQDRLKLPGNHTSAALPPGSTKGAVVPVADRTLMLQDEGSGSLAKSPAAPVTLLPTQFRPGISKDVPAARSEEEDSISHTNPTEEDEEDEEGWDGWLLTEEELEEFIEMEKPHPAMQIGNDFFDAEGNFLYRI; the protein is encoded by the exons ATGGCCCGACCTCTCCGGGtcctctccctgctctccaggCTCGGTGCTCTGTCAGTGATGCCCCCTGTGTCTATGAACAGCTGTCGGTTTGCGAGCAGAGGAGCCAGTAAGGCGTGGAGGGGACAGAGCCATgtgcacagagacagagcaccAAACAGAGCTCCTGCAGACGCTGATGAGATGTCTGATGATGAACTTGGGGTAGAGGATGTGGAGGACAAGCTCCAGGCCTTGGTTGA TGAGGGGAGGAAGAGGCAGAAGACTGTGAAATATCATATACTGAGGAGGCAGATGACTCCATCAGGAGCTCCGCAGAGGAAGCTGACCTGGGATGCTATTGAGCAGATCAG GTATCTGAAACAGGAGCAACCAGAAGAGTGGACAGTAGGGCGTCTGGCTGAGGGCTTCTCTGTCACCCCTGATGTCATCCTGAGAGTCCTCAGAAGCAAGTTTGTCCCTGTCCCTCAAAGAAAAGCCAAGCAGGATGCCAAAGTAATGGCTGAACTCAGACAGCAGGTGCTGCCTTCAGGTGCTGGAACAGAGCAAGACAGGTTAAAGCTGCCTGGAAACCACACATCAGCTGCACTCCCACCTGGAAGCACTAAAGGAGCAGTGGTGCCTGTGGCTGACAGGACTTTAATGCTTCAGGATGAAGGCTCAGGTTCCCTCGCTAAGAGTCCTGCTGCCCCTGTCACTCTTCTGCCCACCCAGTTCAGACCTGGTATCAGTAAAGATGTCCCTGCGGCAAGATCAGAGGAAGAGGACAGCATTTCTCACACAAATCCTACAGAGGAGGAcgaagaggatgaggagggctgGGATGGATGGCTGCTGACAGAGGAAGAGCTTGAAGAGTTCATAGAAATGGAAAAGCCTCATCCGGCGATGCAAATTGGAAATGACTTCTTTGATGCAGAGGGCAACTTTTTGTACAGAATCTGA